The Candidatus Poribacteria bacterium DNA window GAAGGCGCGATGTCATACGTCAACCCGTACTGGAGTCCGAGATGCATCAGTTCCGGCTCAACGCTGATAGAGATCTGCCGGCGTTCCTGCTCGGTGACAAAGAAACTATCCAAGATGAAGTGCGTGTGAATCCACGCTTCTCTTTCTTCAACAATTTTCATTTTTTAAGTTTACCTTGCGGTTCGGTCAGATGGGTTAGGAGTTTCACGTCCCTTTCCGTATATCCGCCCTCCACTACATTACGGGCTATGCCCCCTGGACATTGAGAAAATAGCCATCTCTTAATTCTACCCTATCGTCCATTTTTAAGTTTACCTTGCGGTTCGGTCAGATGGGTTAGAAGTTTCACGTTCCTTTCCGTATACCCGCCCTCCACTACATTACGGGCTACGTACCTTGGATCTTGAAAAAATAACCATCTTTTCATTCTACCTTATCGTCCATTGTAGTATCAAGAAGGAAAAGTGTCAATCCTGCGAAAATGTGACAATTTGGCGGATTGGCACTTCACTTAATTGCTGAACCTCCCCGTTGTGCCATCGGACCTGGAGATTGTTTATCCGCGAGGCAGTTCCTAACCCAAAGGTGAGACACAGATCGTTGCCTGACAGGTAACTTGCGCCGCAGATAACCTCCCGTAAGAGTGTTGTCCCGTTCGCTTCCAGCTGAATTTGTGCACCGATTGCATCCGTATTGCCGTCTGTTCCTACTAATTTCACGGTTAGCCATGCGTTCCTATTACCAATTTCATTGCTAAGAATGACCGCGGGACGGTTCGATTGACACAGCACAACATCCACATCGCCATCCGTATCTATATCTCCAAAGAGCATCCCGCGGACGACGTAAGGTGTTTTATCTAATCCCGCCTCAGCGGTAATTTCGGTGAAACCGGTGTGGCTTTGTGAAGTACCGCCTTGATTCCGAAACAGTTGCACGGGCTGCGCGTAACGCTGTTTCGCGTCAATCTGTTTCACGTTGTCCCAGATGTGCCCATTCCCGACAAGCAGATCTAACCAACCGTCGTTATCAAAGTCGATAAAACGGGTGCCGAAACCGAGGGCATAGAAGGAGGGATCGGCGAGATTTGTGTCAAACGTCATATCTTCAAAGTAGCCGTCCCCATCGTTTTGCATGAGGCAATTCGCCTCCAGCGCAAAATTGGACACCCAGAGGTCGATATCGCCATCGTTGTCATAGTCGCCAGCGTCTATGCCCATTGAGCCGTTTGCTATGCCATCACCGTTGTAGGCAACGCCACGAAGCACCCCTTCCTCTCGAAAAGTGCCATCACCCTGATTGATGAAAAGCGTATTCGGAGACATATCGTTCGCGACGTAGATGTCTACCCACCCGTCGCCGTTCACGTCCGTGCAGACAACACCGAGACCGCGCGTCGTCGGTTCATAGACACCCGCGGCTTTCGTTATGTCTGTGAATGTACCATCCCCGTTGTTTCGGTAAAGCACATCGGCAATGCCGTGATATTCGTTTGGACCGCAATAGATACGCAAGGTGTTTTTGTAATAGCATGGGATATCGGTCTCCAAGGCGTATTCGACATAGTTACATACGTAGAGATCCAAGTCGCCGTCCCGGTCAATGTCAGCGAACGCCGCACTCGCACTTAACAGAGGGCAGCCTACCTGTGCGTGCTCGGTTACATCGGTAAACGTGCCGTCTCCGCTGTTTCGGTAGAGGATATTTTTGCCTAAGTTTGTTACGTACAGGTCGCGGTATCCGTCAGAATCATAATCTGCGGCGACAGCACCGAGACCGTAGCCGGTATCACCGACGTTTGCGGATGTTGTGATGTCAACGAAAATCCCCGCATCGTTTCGATAGAGCCGGTTTGTGGGCAGAGATCCCACTGATGACGAGAGAGAATTGCCTTGAACGAGATAGAGATCCAAGTCACCATCGTTGTCGAAATCAAAGAGGGCGCCACCGCTACCCATGGTTTCAACGAGTCTACGTTCCGCAGAGAAACCGTTGACGTGCCGAAAGTCAAGTCCTATCGCATCGGTCACATCCCGAAAATACGGGGCAGCACTCCCGAGGAGTGGCAACATGAGAAGGAGTAAAATTTGTATTATGAGAGACAGGGGGCGAGATAGGGCGCGTTTCCGTTGGAACATGGACATAGGAAGGCTATTCTTTTATTGTTGGGCGCGGACGGACGACCCGGAATCCGATCGTATGTGTTGAATCCAAAGGATAAAATTTAAAGCGTAGACTTGAACGAAGAAACGCTCTCCCGACGTCCCATGCGCCGCCCCGAATGATCCGTGCGCGCAGGACATCTCGGAATTGGAGATTGAGCGGATTTTGGGAGGTCCCATCGTTGTGTTGCTGATAGAAAGTTGGACTGTATTCATCGAGGCACCACTCCCATACATTTCCGGCGAGGTCCGCGATACCGTTCGGAGATTCACCTTTCGGGAACTGACCCACCGGCATCGGACGATTATAGCGACGTGCGAAGTTAGCGTGTTGGCGTGCTTTCGGCGGTGTATTTCCCCACGGATATGTTCGTCCCACTGCGCCACGTGCCGCTCGTTCCCACTGCGCTTCGGTCGGTAGGCTCCCGCCGATCCATTCCGCAAACGCTTGCGCATCAAACCATGTCACACCGACAATAGGTTGTGTGTCGCCGTTGAGTGTTTCATTTGCCCATGTTTCCTCGCCGTTGTGTCCGCGCGGTGTGGGACGATGCGTTGCTTCAACGAAGGCACGGTATTGCGCATTGGTGATCTCATATCGCGATATTTCGTAAGGGCTTAAGTAGACGTGGTGTCGTGGCAGTTCAGCGTCAAAGGTGTGCTGTTCCAGCATGGAACTCCGCAATTTCGCGTCCTCGTAAGCGACTTTCGCCTCTTCGGAGGTTGAACCCATCAGAAAGGTGCCTTCGGGAATTGATATCCACTCTATAGTGGCGAGGACCTGCTGAGCGGCACTGCTCACTTCGGAAACAGCAGAATTGTTGTGGAGAATCAGAGTGAGTATGACAACTGTAAAACAGACGCGTTTCATCTATGCCATCCCATTAGAATTGGCGGAGAAACCGGAGATCGTTCTCGTAGAGAGTGCGGATGTCCGGGATGCGGAATTGGAGATTCGCGATCCGTTCTACCCCCATACCGAACGCAAACCCCGTAACTTGATCCGGGTCGTAGTTCACGGCTTCAAATACCGCCGGATCAACAGCACCCGCCCCCAAGATTTCGACCCATCCGGTGCCACCACAACTCCGACACCCTTTTCCTTGACAGACGGCACAGGAAATGTCCATCTCTGCACTCGGCTCCGTAAACGGGAAGAAGTGCGGACGGAAGCGCATCCGCGTCTGGTCACCGAACATTTGTCGAGCGAAGGAGGTCAAAACTCCCTTGAGTTCGCTAAAAGTGGCGCGCGTATCCACAAGTAAACCTTCTACGTGATGGAACATCGGCGTGTGCGAAATATCGTAGTCTACCCGATAGCATTTCCCCGGAACGATAATTCGGACGGGCGGTTTCTGTGCCTCCATGGCGCGGATCTGAACGGGCGAGGTATGCGTCCGCAAAAGACGTCCGTCCGTTAGGTAAAAGGTATCGTGTAAGTCGCGAGCGGGATGGTCGGCAGGCGTATTCAGAGCATCGAAGTTGTAATATTCGGTCTCAACATCGGGTCCTGTCATCACTTGAAACCCCATTTGATGGAAAATCGCCTCAATCCGTTCTAACGTTTGCATAATGGGGTGCGCTTTCCCGTAGGTCGGTTTCCGTCCGGGAAGTGTGATGTCAATGGCTTCTGCTTCAAGCTGCTGTTCCTGTTGCTGACGATGCAATGCCTGCGTCGCGGCTTCAAACGCCTGTGTGAGCGTGGTACGCACTTCATTTGCGAGTTTGCCGATTATCGGACGCTCCTCTTTGGAAAGCTTACCCATGCCTTTCATGACCTCGGTGAGTTTTCCTCTGCGTCCAAAATACGTGATTCGGAGCGACTCAAGCGTGTCTCGCGTTTTCACGACTTTTAGAGCCTCAAGTGCCTCTGCTTGAATCGCTTGCAATTCTGCTTTCATGGTAGCCTTTGTATGTTACGGCACACGGAGTGTGCCTACTACTTTTAAGAGATCGTTCCTATAGAAGGATAGCACTCACCGGCATGTCTGTCAACAAAAAATGCCCGCCACTTCGCTCCATAAAGGTTAATTTCCTTCTGGGGACGAAAGCGATAGACACCTACTTCCGCGGTACCACCCCGCTTGGCAATAGATTATAGCGACTGGTAGGTCGAACTTACAGAAATAGTCAGAAAACATCGGGATTCGGAGATCCCTCCTACAGTGCCGTGTGCGGAAACTATGGTGCGCTGAAATCAGAACCCTTTTTGAGGGCACCCCATGATGTCGTAAGATTGTCTCTTGAACTCACCGCCAAAACAGTCTGATCCTTTACCCATTGAATAAACTTGGGTGTAAAACTGCTCACAGTTTCATTGAATGCCAAGCCATAGAGGTTCCCAGTATCAGGATTAAAGGCTGGCTTTGTGCTATGCCCTAAACCTTCATTACCGAAATCAATCGGAGCAAAATTTAGTTCCAGATGTACCTTTTTAGGTGGAAACCCCTTACAGGAAATAGCCAATAGATCCTTGTTTTTTCCTCTCCCTGCATAGTAGAGAACCTTTATATCTGGACCTTCTTTATCGAATGGGTATAACTCCGGTGTGATAGCCTTGTAACGGGAGACATCAACACCCACTATACTCAAGACAACTATTGTGCTCCTTGTTCCCATAGCATGTTCTATTTCCGCATATGTTTCTATCTTCGGCTGTCTCTTTACCAATCCTTGATAGTCGTAAAGATCCATATCGAAAGCCCCATGTGCATGTCTGATATTAGTACCGCCAAACAGTGCTTTTTTATTCTTGGACTTCCCAAGGTAAACAATATGATCGCTGTTGAGTACTACATTATTATACAGATAGAGCACTGAACGCATGTAGGCAGGGGAGTGTCGACCTACACGCTCTTTAGCACCTTGCGCAAACGAGACTTCAACTGTGCCAAATACCAACGCATAAAATAACAATAGTGAGAAAACCCGATAACTGCGCAGTCTCATAGAGAAACTCCAAGAAAGTCAAAAAGCAGAAAGGTCGCTTCTACAATAAGAGAAGCGACCTAAACCCGTAGCGACCAGAGGTCGCTCCTACAAAAAGAGGAAGGCAGACCTACTATTAACCTTTTGCGAGGGTGGCGAGTTGCCCGAAACCGGCTTCGTCATTCACGGCGATATCGGCGAGGGCTTTCCGGTCAAGTTCAATACCAGCGGCTTTGAGCCCATGTATGAACCGGCTGTAGGTGAGCCCGTGCAATCTGGCAGCGGCGTTAATTCTTGCGATCCAAAGCCGTCGGAAATCGCGTTTTCGTGCGCGTCGGTGTGCGTAAGCGTGGTTCCACCCCTTCTCCACCGCTTCTTTAGCAGTGCGTTTGAGGTTGTTTCGTCCACCACGGTACCCTTTAGAATGCTTAAGCATCCGGCTACGGCGTTTGCGTCGCACACTCCCTGTTTTTACTCGTGCCATTAAAAAAACTCCTATTGCGATCGACAGCGTTACCCGCGGTCGCGTCTACAATCTGCCCGGATATGTAGTGTTGTTATGGTAGATGCCGGGCATTTACGTCTATTGATGAATGAGGCGTTTCAAGCGTTTCTCGTTGCTCGGATGGACAAGGGTTGCCTGTCGCAATCTACGTTTGCGTTTCGCTGACTTTGAAATGAACAAGTGTCCTGCGTATGCGCGATTGCGACGGATTTTGCCTTTCGATGTGAACTTGAAACGTTTTGCCGCACCTTTATGTGTTTTCATTTTCGGCATTAGAATATATCCTTGACAAAGTATAGCGACCCGCTAAATGCCACCGGCGTGATTGGCGTTGGCTTCAGGTCGCTCTTACAAAAAGAGAAGATGTCGTGACCGGAAAATCGCTCCACAAAAAATTGCAAGCGGAACACGCGTGCTCGGGCGTCACGCGATCCGATCCTCGTGATGGCGTGCTTCTGCTGACGACAAAAACATTACACAGATTTTGGTGCAAGGATCATTGACATGATGCGGGTTTCCATTCGCGGCGGCTGTTCCACATCAGCCAGTTCTTCCAAGTCGTCTTTGAGCCGTGAAAGTAAATTTCTCCCAAGTTCAGTATGCAGCATTTCGCGGCCTCGGAACCGAACGGTTGCGCGGACCTTCCACCCATTTTTCAAGAAATCCTCGACATGCCGTTTTTTGAACTGGTAGTCGTGTTCCGCGGTATCTGGACGGAACTGCATTCCTTTCAGGACAACTTTCGACTGCTTTTTTCGAGCCTCGCGTGCGCGTTTGTTTTTTTCATACTGATACTTCCCGTAATCCATGATTTTGCAAACGGGAGGCGTAGCATTCGGTGAAACCTCTACCAAATCCAACCCAACTTCTTCCGCAAGTTTCATTGCGTCGCGGGGCGTCATGACCCCGAGTTGCTTGTTCTCGTGGTCTATCAGTAAAATCTCTTTGGCTCGAATCTGATAATTGGAACGACTTTGTCTTTCCTTCGTCCTCTGAGTACGTCTGCCTTTGTAGTGTATTTTTCACACCCCCAAGTCAAGGCGCTGCAGCGCGCCGCTTGTAAGCCCATAGAGACTACTTACAAGCTTATATATAGAAACGAAAGCGAACAACGGATTCGTTGTACTCCGGTATACAAGATAACTCTATCTACAAAACGTTCTGTATCCATTCCTCGGTACACTTAACTTCGACTTTCCGTCGATGCCATAGGGGATGTCGGGATTTGGGGACACCGCCTATAGATGAACTAAATGCTCTACCGACTCGGACTTACGAAGCACGCCAGACGCGTGATTCGTAACCTTTGCCCAAATGAATTAACTAATTATACCATATCGGTAACAAAAATGCAAGTTAAAAAAATCCAATGGTCCATAAAGTCCGTAAAACGACCAACCCGCCTGCTAATCCCCCGAAAACGACGATCAAACTGATGCTGACGACAAGAGCAAGATGGATAATCCGTTCGCCAAGTTCCGGTTGTTCGCTTATCCATGCCCGCGCTAACCAGAAGGTCAACGCAACACTGACCAAACTCAGGATGCACGCCCCTAAAACCGCTACCAATATTCCTGAAAAGTCTACCATCTGCATCGTTTCTGGCAACGACTCGTATTCGGAGAAGCGCTGAATGACACCGATCAAAATGACTCCCAAAACAACAATGAAACCGATAAAAACGATGAAGGCTTTTTTAAATGCAGTTCCCATGTTCCGTCCAATCTGTGCCGCACATTCTTGACGAGTGTTTTTTAATTGTATCATATTTCACGTTAAATAGCAATCGCCTTGTAGGCGGCGTTCATCAAAATGCTTGATTTATTTCGAGAAAGATGGTAAATTACTTTTATAAATCAGACGAATTTGGATCTTAAGGAGTTTCTCATGGACGTAACATATACATCAGCAATTGCCGAGGTTATTGAGAAGTTAGAAGTAGGTAACCCGCTCCCGACACTCGTACCCCAGAAGGCATGGAACAGTGAACTGACGGATACTTTGGAAGCGGCGTCCCTTGATGATCTTTTCCAAGGAGAATCGCTGAAAAACGCGACGTTTGCGGAAGCCATTAAAAGCGGTTTACTTCTGTGGAACGATGCCCTGGATGAATCGCATACGATCTCGCAGGGATTGATGGATCAGACGGGAAGCTACTGGCACGGCATCATGCATCGCCGTGAACCGGATTACCCCAACTCCAAGTACTGGTTCGGTAGAGTTGGGACACACCCGATTTTCGCAGCACTGCGTGAACGTGCCCTCGAACTTTTCAACGAAACGACGGACCCATCGGACGCGCTCACAGAGATCGGACAGACGATTGCAGCACAAGAAAATTGGGATTCTTACCAGTTTGTTGATTGGTGCCAAGCCGCTGCAGGCGACGCCGGTTCGGATGTAACCCGTTTCTTGCAACAGGTACAGGCGGAAGAGATTAAACTCTTACTGGCGTACTCCTATCGTAACGCCGTTTAGCACACGCGCCAATTCACTTGAGGGGGACGGGCGATGTTTCGGCGAAGCCAGCGTATCAGAATAAATAGAGACTGGTATCACTTTATTATTTTGCTCACGGGATTGTTATTGATGGCGTCCTGTGTGAATTCAACGCTTACCGCAACAATTTCGGATTCGATTTCAGCCAACCGCGCGTATAGTGAAATTAAAACAGATCTCGATGCACTTTCACAGGGGGATGGCCCGGCTGATTACGATGCATTGATTGAGAAATTGGGGACCTTCATCAAGACCTACCCGAAACACAGACAGGTAGATGAAGCCTACTATTTTCTCGGGACCATTTTAATAGAACTCCAGCGCACTGAAGAGGGCATTGAGGTCCTTGAAGAACTCATCAAGGACTATCCTTTTGCTACATATGTTGAACCGAGTCTGCTGACCTTGGGATTAGCCTACGACAAAATCGGTGAGCATCATAAAGCGGATGCCCTCTACGAAAAACTGGCAAATCACCCAAAGTACCGGAGTGGCAGATACGCTGTAACCGCACAGCAACTCCTTGAACAGGACAAAACCGAGCGAACAGGCGAAATATCAAGTGCGTCTGGAGCGAGTCCACACCCAAGTCGGCACCAATTTGTCAATAAACTTGCACCAGATTTCCGAGTGATGGATATAAGGGGTGAGGAGCTGACGCTGGAACAGTACCGCGGGCAGGTCGTGCTCCTCGATTTCTGGGCAACGTGGTGTGGACCCTGTATCGCAGAGATGCCGAACGTTAAGTTGGCTTATGCGAAACACAGAGATCGAAACTTCCAAATCATCGGTATTAGCTTAGATACCTCAATCGCACCGCTTGAAGCATATATTCAGGGAGAGGGAATCGAGTGGCGGCAGTATTTGGACAGCACTGGTCAGATTGGTCGTTTATACGGTGTGCGTGCGATCCCGTCTACATTTTTGATTGACGGCGCGGGCATTGTCCGCAGGGTGAACCTTCGGGGTCTCGCGCTTGAGAGAGCAGTTGCGGAACTCGTGCGGGAAAATTTGACGAATTAAGTACCTTGATTTCTCCGTGGGATATGTTGATTGAAGGGTTACGGCACACGGAGTGTGCCTACTACCTTTACAACAGAGGAGGTAACAATGTTCTCCCGAAATGAAATAACTTCACAGCAAAGCGAAAATAGAAATCTTTGTGCGGATCTCATCTGCGTGTTCATCAGCCTCGCGCTAATAGGTTCTGGTGTGAATTCTGCGGATGCTGCCCCGCTGAAAGCCGCCTACAAATATCAGAAAATCAAAGCAATCTCTAAAAGCCTCAAAAGGCAGAAGAAACAGGAAGATTTAGAGAAATTAGTCGAGAAATCTGCGGAATTCGTTGAAGCACACCCGGAATACAAACGGGTAGATGAGGTTTATTACCTTCTCGGTAACGCCTTAGTTCAGCTGGAGCGTGTTGAAGAAGGCATTAAGGTTTTTGAAGAAACCATCAAGACGTATCCAGAGGCTCGCTACGTTGAACGTTGTCTGTTGGATTTGGGATTGGCGTATGACAAACTCGACAATCACGATGCCGCAGACAGTGCCTACCAAAAATTAATAGATCACCCGAAATACGGTTCGCGATCACAGGCGAAACTTGCGAAGAAAATCCTTGAACAGGACAGGGCTGAACGAATGGGTGAATTACCGAAACCGCCTGGGGCAAGCATGAACGCAAGGGAGTGGATCGGTAAGCCAGCACTGGATTTTCAGGAGACGAATTTGAAGGGCGAAATACTCTCGTTGCAGCAGTACCGCGGACAGGTTGTGCTCCTCGATTTCTGGGCAACATGGTGTCCTCCCTGTATCGCAGAGATACCGAACCTTAAGAAGACTTACGAAAGGTATAAAGATCAGAAGTTTCAGATTATCGGTATCAGTCTGGACAGGTCAATGGAACCCCTCAAGGCTTACATCGAAAAAGAGGAACTCGGATGGCTCCATTACTGGGATAAAAGCCGCAAGGTTAGCACGATGTATAAGGTGCGGGGAATTCCGGCGACCTTCCTGATTGACGGTGAAGGGGTTATCCGCAAGACAAACCTTCGCGGGCACGCCCTTGAACACGCCGTCGAGGACTTGGTGAAGGAGAACCTTGAGAAACCTACCGATACTCCCACCAAAACACCTGAGGATAGTTCGCGACGACAGTCAATACCCGCAACAAAGATTATCACTCTTCCCGCCAAGACCCCATGCTTTAGCTTGTGGGATGTAGGCGGGCATTGGGTCTGTCGTTCAAGAAACATTTGACAAACACGAAAAAATGTGGTATAATTAAGACTATCACACTGGCAGACATAACGAGCGTAATCGCAAGGTTACGTGTCTGCCTACCCACTCGTTAGGGGTTAAAGGTGTGATGTGTGATATACCATGAAAACCTTTAAGTATAAGTTTGGCGATCAATCTAATACGATCCGTCTTGGCAATCTGCTTGATGATATGTGGCAAGTTCACGAGTATTTCCACACGTGGCAACGTCAACGCTATAAAGACGGATTGCCATATGCGAACTACAATGTCATGTCCGCACATTTGACGGACTTGAAACGAACGACACACCCGCATTGGAATGCGTTGCCGAGTCAAGCAATTCAAGGGGAACTCAAACGGATTCACTTGGCGTATGATCGTTTTTTCAAAAAACTTGGCGGTAGACCGAAAATCAAAAAGCGACATAAGTTTAAATCCTTCACGCTCAAACAAACAGGCTGGTCTCTTGACGACAATCGCATCACATTGACGTTCCGAAAATGGAATCCGAAGACACGTAAATGGCAATTTGATAAAGTGCCGTATACGTTCCATAAGCACCGTAAGTTTTTTGGAAACATCAGTCGTATCACGATAAAGCGCGACGCTTGCGGTGACTATTGGCTTTATATAATCACGGATTTTGTAGAAATGAAACTGCTGCCGACAACAGGTCAAAGCGTTGGGGCAGACTTCGGTATGAAAGACGCGTACTTGACACTCAGCACGGGTGAGAAGAAACAACATCCACAACCGCTGAAATACTCCTTGAACAAACTTCGGTCTCTCAACAAAAGTCTTTCGCGCAAAGTCAAAGGTTCTAACGGCTGGTGGCGGTGTGTGAGGCAACTCGCACGGCTCTACAGACGGATTAGCAATCAACGCAAAGACTTTCATTGGCAATTGGCAAGTGAGCTTTGTAAGAGGTTTGACACCATCGCCATTGAAACCTTGAACCTTGAGGGTATGAAACGCTTGTGGGGTCGTAAAGTCTCCGATCTTGCGTTCTACCAGTTTGTTGAGATATTGAAGTATAAGTGTCAAAAACATGGGCGTACATTGCTCCAAGTCGGTCAACGGACTGCTACAACTAAGCCTTGTAGCAACTGCGGGTTTCATAACGAAAATCTAACGCTCTCTGATAGAAAGTGGACGTGTCCTGAGTGTGGTTCACACCACGATCGAGACATCAACGCTGCGATAAACATTTTACGGGCAGGGATACCCGTGACCTAAACACGATATGCCTGAGACTCGTTTCAGAGTTTCAGGGAATTGCCCGCTGGTGGAGCGACGGTAAGACGGTGGACTCTTTGAGAAAACCGCAGTCGCTATGAAACCGAAGCCCCGCGCTTTAGCGCGTGGGTGGTATCACTAGTGAAGAGACGCATTATGTCGTCCAGTTTAGCTATGATATTGAGATAGGAGGAGGCGTGAAAAACGTGGTAGCATTCCTTGACGATTATCGGGATGTAGATGGCATTAAAATCCCGTATTATCGTGCGACAGAGAACGGGGAATATCGACGGGTTTTTATTACCGACATCACGTTGAACGCTCAAATTGACGAGGCACTGTTTCACCCTGAAGGGTAAAACGAGGACGTAACGCGATCCCTCATACCTTGCCAGCGGGGTCCGAAACCCCGTCCATTTGCAGTGTATCGTTAGCACAAAAATTATGGCACACCTTACCTTGAAAGAGGTCACCAAAATTTACGACGGTGACGTTCTTGCAGTCGAACAGGCAGATTTTCAGATTCCCGATGAGTCGTTTACCGTGCTGGTGGGTCCGTCGGGTTGTGGGAAATCGACAATCTTGCGGATGATCGCCGGATTGGAAGAGATAACGGAAGGCGATATCTACATTGACGATGAACGCATCAACGACACCCCACCTAAAGACAGAGATATCGCCATGGTCTTCCAGAACTACGCCCTCTATCCACACATGACGGTGTATAAGAACATGGCGTTTGGGTTAAAACTTCGGAAATATCCGAAAGCGGAGATCGACGAGCGTGTCAAAGAGGCAGCGGAGATTCTGAGTATCTCACACCTCTTGAACCGCAAACCGAAGCATCTTTCCGGCGGCGAACGTCAACGCGTCGCAGTCGGTAGAGCGATCGTTCGGCACCCGAAAGTATTCCTGTTCGATGAACCGTTGAGCAACCTCGATGCGAAACTACGCGTGCAAATGCGGATGGAGATCAGCCGTCTGCACGACCGACTCAACGCTACCATTGTCTATGTCACGCACGACCAAGTCGAAGCGATGACGATGGGGGATCAGATCGTGGTGCTCAATGAGGGAAAAATCCAACAGATTGCCGATCCTGGAACGCTCTATCATAAACCGGCAAATCAGTTCGTCGGGGGATTCATCGGCACGCCACCGATGAACTTTATAGAGACACAGATTGTGAATAATGGCGGTGATCCGATGTTGAGCTTTGAAACCTTCAAAGTGGAATTAAATGATCACTTGCAATCGGCACTGGGCAAAATTTCAGGTGATTCGGTGACGCTCGGTATTCGCCCAGAGGATATTCACGTCGGTGAAAACGGGACAAACAGCGTCGGAACGCAAGTGGAATTGGTTGAGCCGCTCGGGAATCACGCCCTCTTATATCTGCGGACGGAGAAGAGCAGTTTCGTCGCACAATCTGATCTTGTTAACATGCCGCAACACAACGCCCAGTTAACCGTTCGTTTTGATATGGAGAAAGCGCACCTATTTCACCCAGAGACAGGTGAATCGTTAACCGTTTTTTAAATTATTGAAATCTGGTCATCATTCCAAGATGGTTTTTGGTTAATTCCAACGGGAATAGTGCTTCATCTACTTCCAAATTAGGGATATTTGCTTTCGTTTGTAGTAGGGAAACCATGCACAAGTCGCGTGTGGACTTGCGAGACAATGCCCGTTGTTGAGATATTCTCACTGCGAAGCAGTGCGATAAATCGCACGACTACGAACCCACCTTAAAATCCAAAATGGATAGAACACTACTCCTTTAACGCTTGAATTTGTGCCCATGTCTCGGCATCTATCGGAATACCGTCGCGTTCCCGTCTCCGCTGTTCCGCCCACCCGCGTTCCCCCGGTACCCGAATTGCGTCAACCCCAGCGACGCGATTCGCCGATTTGAGATAATTGATAAAACGTTCGATCTCCGCGCTGAACCCCGGGAACCCTCTAAAACTGGCAACGTTCATCACCAGTACAAACAATCCATTGCCGACGCGGGCATCCTCGCCTTTACTACATCCCGCACCTGTGAGCGCGCCCGACAGGATATCAACAATAATACTCAGTCCATATCCTTTGTGGGCAGAAACCGTCCCACCGAACGGCAGTAAGGCGGCGGGTGGCACGGCATAGAAATCGTCCGCATTCGTCGTTGACTCGCCTTCTGCGTCGATGAGCCATCCGTGCGGGAGTGCCTCGTTCCGATGCTGTTTGACCCGAAGTTTCCCCGATGCGACAACACTCGTAGACATAT harbors:
- a CDS encoding redoxin domain-containing protein translates to MFSRNEITSQQSENRNLCADLICVFISLALIGSGVNSADAAPLKAAYKYQKIKAISKSLKRQKKQEDLEKLVEKSAEFVEAHPEYKRVDEVYYLLGNALVQLERVEEGIKVFEETIKTYPEARYVERCLLDLGLAYDKLDNHDAADSAYQKLIDHPKYGSRSQAKLAKKILEQDRAERMGELPKPPGASMNAREWIGKPALDFQETNLKGEILSLQQYRGQVVLLDFWATWCPPCIAEIPNLKKTYERYKDQKFQIIGISLDRSMEPLKAYIEKEELGWLHYWDKSRKVSTMYKVRGIPATFLIDGEGVIRKTNLRGHALEHAVEDLVKENLEKPTDTPTKTPEDSSRRQSIPATKIITLPAKTPCFSLWDVGGHWVCRSRNI
- a CDS encoding IS200/IS605 family element transposase accessory protein TnpB gives rise to the protein MKTFKYKFGDQSNTIRLGNLLDDMWQVHEYFHTWQRQRYKDGLPYANYNVMSAHLTDLKRTTHPHWNALPSQAIQGELKRIHLAYDRFFKKLGGRPKIKKRHKFKSFTLKQTGWSLDDNRITLTFRKWNPKTRKWQFDKVPYTFHKHRKFFGNISRITIKRDACGDYWLYIITDFVEMKLLPTTGQSVGADFGMKDAYLTLSTGEKKQHPQPLKYSLNKLRSLNKSLSRKVKGSNGWWRCVRQLARLYRRISNQRKDFHWQLASELCKRFDTIAIETLNLEGMKRLWGRKVSDLAFYQFVEILKYKCQKHGRTLLQVGQRTATTKPCSNCGFHNENLTLSDRKWTCPECGSHHDRDINAAINILRAGIPVT
- the ugpC gene encoding sn-glycerol-3-phosphate ABC transporter ATP-binding protein UgpC, which encodes MAHLTLKEVTKIYDGDVLAVEQADFQIPDESFTVLVGPSGCGKSTILRMIAGLEEITEGDIYIDDERINDTPPKDRDIAMVFQNYALYPHMTVYKNMAFGLKLRKYPKAEIDERVKEAAEILSISHLLNRKPKHLSGGERQRVAVGRAIVRHPKVFLFDEPLSNLDAKLRVQMRMEISRLHDRLNATIVYVTHDQVEAMTMGDQIVVLNEGKIQQIADPGTLYHKPANQFVGGFIGTPPMNFIETQIVNNGGDPMLSFETFKVELNDHLQSALGKISGDSVTLGIRPEDIHVGENGTNSVGTQVELVEPLGNHALLYLRTEKSSFVAQSDLVNMPQHNAQLTVRFDMEKAHLFHPETGESLTVF